ACTGGCCGTGGCAGCGCCTGCGGCACATAGCTTGAAGAACTGTCTTCTGCCGAGTTCCATGTCATTTCCTCATCAGGCGCAATCTGCGCTCATATTTTCTGCTCCAGCTTCGTCGTGGCTGGATGCGGTAATCGGGTGCGCTAAGGCTGTTCGCGCGCGGCTTCAGGGCTCGGACTGTAGACCCGGGGCGCGTCGCGGTGCGGTGCATGAATCAGGTTCAGGTGGTGCCGACGGGCCCAGTCCACGGTCAGACTGGTCGGCGCTGAAAGGCTGATCAGGGTTCCGATACCCACGCGCACGGCCTTGTGCAGCAATTCCAGGCCACAGCGGCTGGTTACCACGGCAAAGCCGTCGCGCATATCGTGGTCCGAGCGCAACAGGGCGCCGATCAGCTTGTCCAGGGCGTTATGACGACCGATATCTTCCCGGCATACCAGCATGTTGCCCTGTCGATCGACAAAGGCGGCGGCGTGCAACCCGCCACTGTGCCGGGCCAGCTGTTGCGCTGCACCCATGCGTTGACGCAGGTCCTGCAAGTGCGCAATATCCGGGAGTCTGGACGGTACCAGCGGTGTGAGGGGTGGCAGGGCTTGCTCCAGCGCCTCTACCCCGCACAGGCCGCAACCACTGGTACCCGCCATCTGCCGGCGGTGCTGTTTGAGGTTCCAGAAGGCGCGACTGCTGATCTCGACATCCGCATGCCAGCTGTCGCCCTGCACCTGTTGCAGCTGCAGGTCATACAGCTCATCGATGTGCTGGATAATGCCGTTGGCGAAGCTGAAGCCCACCACGAAATCGTCAAGGTCGAGCGGGGAGACCATCATCACGGCCTGGTTCAGACCATTGAAGCTGATGGCCAGAGCCGTCTCGGTAGCCAGCGCAGCCTGCTGGGGAAGCTCGGTCGAGCTCAGTTCCGCATAGCTGTAGCGACTCGCTGCCGCATCCGGCAGTGCGCTGTCGCTGTCCGATACGCCAATCGGTTGAGGCATGACCGAGCTACCCCGCCGTGTGACCTTTTGTCTCATTTTCATATTCTAAGCGCAGCGCGGGTAAATAGCCATTGACCCTGGCAAGTCGGGCCGGGCTATCCTGATGCTCAGGCGAAGCGGGGCTCTTACTGGGGTATACTCTTGCTCCTGTCAATCACGCCTGACGGCCTGCGACTAAGGTCTAATCTTTTCACGGCAAAAACTGTCTCACTCGGGAGTCACTATGCGTAGAACCCTGCTTGCCGCCCTGCTCCTCTGCTGGGGGCCGCCGGGCCATGCCGATGACCTTACCGTCTCCGCTGCCGCCAGCCTGACCAATGCATTCAGGGAGATCACCGGGGCGTTCGAACAGGCCCACCCCGAGCACCAGGTCCAGCTCAACTTTGCCGGTTCGGGTGTTCTGCTGCAGCAGATCGTCCGGGGTGCGCCAGTGGATATCTTTGCCAGCGCCGATCAGGTCAGCATGGATCAGGCCGAACAGCAGAAGCTGGTAGATGCAGACAGTCGCCGTGACTTCGTCAGTAACGAACTGGTGCTGATCACTCCGGCCGGCGGCACTCCTGTCCGGAATTTAAAAGACCTGCTCGGGCCCGAGTACCAACGTATTGCCGTCAGCAACCCGGATAGCGTGCCGGTGGGCCGTTACAGCCGCGACGCCCTGGCCGGCCTGGATCTGTGGCAGCCGTTGCACGACAAACTCATCCGCACCCAGAACGTACGCCAGACGCTGGACTACGTGGCCCGCAACGAGGTGGACGCCGGTTTCGTCTACGCCACCGACGCGGCGCTGATGCCCGACCGGGTCAGCGTGCAACTGCAGGTGCCTGCTCCGACCGCCATCTTCTACCCCGTAGCCGTCACTGCCACCGGCGCGAACAAACCGGTCAGTGCTCTGTTTCTGGACTTCCTGTTCTCTGAACCCAGCCAGGCCGTGCTCACGCGCTACGGCTTCGGCCCGGCGAACTGAGCGTGATGGATAACGTCTGGGTTCCGCTGCTGCTGTCACTCAAGGTGGCCGGCTGGGCAACTGCCATCAATCTGGTGCTGGGCATTGCCACCGGTTTTTTCCTGGCCCGCACGCGCTTTCGCGGCCGCGACCTGCTCGACAGCCTGCTGACCCTGCCCATGGTCATGCCGCCGACGGTGCTGGGTTATTACCTGCTGGTGCTGACCGGCCGCAACAGCGCCTTCGGTGGCTGGCTGTACGACACCTTCGGTATCAACCTGATCTTCACATGGCAGGGCGCGGTGCTGGCGAGCTGCGTGGTGGCCTTTCCGCTGGTGTTCAAGCCGGCGCGGGCCGCGTTCGAGGAGGTCAACCCACAACTGGAACAGGCAGGCCGGGTGCTGGGGCTCAACGAGCTGGCGGTGTTCTTCCGCATCACCCTGCCGCTGGCCTGGCGCGGCATTCTGGCCGGGCTGCTGCTGGCCTTTGCCCGCGCCCTGGGCGAATTCGGTGCCACGCTGATGATTGCCGGCAGCATTCCCGGGCAGACCCAGACCCTGTCGATTGCCGTGTACGAAGCGGTGCAGGCCGGCCAGGACCATACCGCCAACCTGCTGGTGGCGATCACCTCGCTGGTGTGCATCAGCGTTCTGCTCAGCGCTGGCTGGCTGTCCCGCGGGCATGACCGGAGACGTCAGGCATGATCGAACTGCAGCTGGACAAGACCCTGACCTCGCCCAGACGCCGCTTCAACCTGGCGCTGTCATTCAAAACCGATGCCCGCAGG
Above is a genomic segment from Halopseudomonas litoralis containing:
- the modA gene encoding molybdate ABC transporter substrate-binding protein, encoding MRRTLLAALLLCWGPPGHADDLTVSAAASLTNAFREITGAFEQAHPEHQVQLNFAGSGVLLQQIVRGAPVDIFASADQVSMDQAEQQKLVDADSRRDFVSNELVLITPAGGTPVRNLKDLLGPEYQRIAVSNPDSVPVGRYSRDALAGLDLWQPLHDKLIRTQNVRQTLDYVARNEVDAGFVYATDAALMPDRVSVQLQVPAPTAIFYPVAVTATGANKPVSALFLDFLFSEPSQAVLTRYGFGPAN
- the fdhD gene encoding formate dehydrogenase accessory sulfurtransferase FdhD; amino-acid sequence: MPQPIGVSDSDSALPDAAASRYSYAELSSTELPQQAALATETALAISFNGLNQAVMMVSPLDLDDFVVGFSFANGIIQHIDELYDLQLQQVQGDSWHADVEISSRAFWNLKQHRRQMAGTSGCGLCGVEALEQALPPLTPLVPSRLPDIAHLQDLRQRMGAAQQLARHSGGLHAAAFVDRQGNMLVCREDIGRHNALDKLIGALLRSDHDMRDGFAVVTSRCGLELLHKAVRVGIGTLISLSAPTSLTVDWARRHHLNLIHAPHRDAPRVYSPSPEAAREQP
- the modB gene encoding molybdate ABC transporter permease subunit — encoded protein: MDNVWVPLLLSLKVAGWATAINLVLGIATGFFLARTRFRGRDLLDSLLTLPMVMPPTVLGYYLLVLTGRNSAFGGWLYDTFGINLIFTWQGAVLASCVVAFPLVFKPARAAFEEVNPQLEQAGRVLGLNELAVFFRITLPLAWRGILAGLLLAFARALGEFGATLMIAGSIPGQTQTLSIAVYEAVQAGQDHTANLLVAITSLVCISVLLSAGWLSRGHDRRRQA